The DNA segment ACGAGACGGTCTTTGTCGTGTCGGAGACGGTTTACAGCATGGACGGTGATTACCCGGACCTGCGGGCGATGGCCGCGCTGAAGGCCCGTCACGGCTTTGTCTGGATACTGGACGAGGCGCACGCGCTCGGCTGGTACGGCGAGCGCGGCAGCGGCCTGATCGAAGCCGCCGGCGTGGCCGCCGAAGTCGATATAATGGTCGGCACGCTTGGCAAGGGACTCGGCTCGATGGGGGCCTTTACGCTTTTCCGCGACGAGGTGCTGCGCCGCCACCTGGTCAACCACGCCGGGGAATTTATTTATTCGACCTACTTGCCGCCGTCCTGCGCCGCTGCCGCCGAAAAGTCCATCGACCTGATCCGCTCCAAGCCCGCCGAGCGCGCACGCCTGCACGCGCTGTCGCGGGAGTTTAGGGCGTTGTTGGCCGGGGGAACTGACACCAGCCGGGAAACCGATGACGAGAGTCGGGACGTGACTGCCGGGCCGGGTGGGGGAGCTTTCGATGGCGGGAATGATTCCGCCTGCGCGGACGCGCCGATTGTGCCGGTGCGCGTGCCGGATCCGGTCGCTGCCGCCGCCACGCTGCTTGAGCAGGGCATTCGTGTGGGGGCGATCCGCCCGCCGACCGTGCCCGCCGGGGAAGGACGCTTGCGCATTTCCCTCAACGCCGAACTCACCGCCGCCGACCTCCAGCGGGTCGCCGCCGCGGTCAACGCCGTCCGGGCATGAGGCACGTGCTCTGGATAAGCGGTTGGGCCTGTCCGGCACAAGCGACGCTGGATTTCGCGCGCGAGATTTGTCCGCAGGCGGAGCATCGCGTAGCGCTGCCCGTACCGGGTTGTATCGAAAATTTGGATACCGCATGGGCGGACATCGTCGTCGCTTATTCGACGGGGGCTTTCCTGCTTCTTGGAGCGCCGGATAAAATGCGCGCCGCCGGGACTGTCGTGCTGGTTGCGCCGTTCGCGGACTTCCGGGCCGAGTCCGGGCGGGGTGGAAAAACGCCCGCCGCCAAGCTGCGCTTTCTGCTGCGCTGGCTGCGCCGCGACCCGCTGGCAGCTGTATCCGATTTTTATGACAGAAGCGGACTGGGCGTGCCGCCTTCGACGCTGCCTTACACGCCGGAGCATTTAATCTGGGGCATCGAGCAACTCGCCACTGTGGCGCAGTCTGCGCTTGATTTGCAGTCGGCGTCCGACGGGGATCCGGCCCGCGCCCGCCCAACTGTGAGCGGGACAGCTCAGGCGAACGTGATAGCCCTGGCGGGCGATTGCGACGCGCTGCTCGATGCCGACGGGCTGCGTGGGGATTTTCCGGACTTGCAAGTCGTCGCTGGGGCCGGGCACGCGCTGGCTGATTTCAGAAAGGAGCTGGCCGATGCGCTTCGGTGAGCGGGCCCTGGAGTACGCCGAGCACGCCTTTGTGCAGCGGGACCTGATCGGGTGGGGGAGCCGTTGGCTGCCCGAGTCGTTGGATGGTCTCGATGTGCTGGAACTCGGAGCGGGGCCGGGGCTGCTGACCGGCGAACTGCTGAGCCGTGGCGCGGATCGCCTGCTGGCGACGGATCTGGCTCCGGGCATGGTTGAGGCCGGACGGGCGAACTATCCGCAGGCTCGCTGGGAGGTGATGAACGCGTGGAAGCCGCAGGGCGAGTACGACTATATTTGCTCCTCGGCGCTGCTCCAGTGGGCAGCAGATCCGGCTGCTGCCGCGATCCGGCTGGCCGAAGTGCTCCGTCCGGGCGGGCGGATGCTGCATCTGTTTTTTATCGACCCGACGCTGACGGAGTTCCGTCGTCTAGCCCCGGAATGGAATCCCTTTCACTGGCGCACGGAAGCGGCCTGGGCTGGGGCCTTTGCCGGTGTCCCCGGACTCGAAATCCTGCGGCGCGAGGCGGTCACACGCGAAATTATCTTCCCCAATACCCGTGAGCTATTGCGGTTCTTCCAACGCACCGGCGCGGTGAGCCGCAAGCGCGCGGAACCGGGCAAGCTGCGGCATTTTTTGCGTGAGTACGACCGGCATTTCGCCGTAAACGGCGGGGTGGTCAGTACTTGGACCTTCTTCCGCATCGAGGTCCAAAAGTCCGCCTCCAGCATCGTCGCCGTTTAGTTCTGTCGATGGAGTGAACCTGCCGCCGAGGCGATCAGGAGCCGTTGCGTTCGTGATCGCGGAGGATTGCCCGGGTGATGAAGTCGTAAGCCTCGTCCACTTCGTCGCAGTAGCGGAAAAAGTCGAGCGAGCCGCGGTCGAGGGTACCGAAGCGCACCATGGTCTCGAAGTTGATCAACTCCTGCCAGTACTCGCGACCGAATAGCACGATGGGGATGTAGCGCTTGGCCTTGCGGGTCTTCATCAGCGTGTAGATCTCGAAAAATTCGTCGAGCGTGCCAATGCCGCCGGGGAAGATGACCAGCGCGCGGGCAAAGTACATGAGCCAGAACTTGCGCATGGGGAAGGTCTCGAAGTGGAGCGAAAGGCCGGGCGTGATATAGGGGTTGGGACGCTGCTCGGTGGGGATTTCAATGTTGATCCCGATGGTGGGCTGGCCGGCCTGGCTGGCTCCCTTGTTGGCGGCCTCCATGATGCCGGGGCCGCCGCCGGTGGTGACGAGGTGCTGCTCGTCCGAGGCAAAGGTCGCCCGCGACCAGTGGGCAAGCTCACCGGCCAGGGACTCGGCCCCGGCGTAAAAGCGCGACATGTAGTGCTCGTGGCTGGCGCGGTCGAGTTCATCCCATTCCTCGCGGTCTTTCATGACCATGCCTCGGAACTCGCAGTGGAGGCGATCCATGACGGCCTGCGTCTCGGCGGGAGGCTTAATGCGGGCCGAGCCGAAGAAGACAATGGTATTGCGGACGCCTTTGCGGGCTAAATAGTCCGCCGGGTCGCGGAGTTCCTTTTGCAGTTGGGCGATCTGTTCGCGCAGTTCCTGTTCGATGGAGGCAGGGGTCATGGTTGGAATATCGTGTGAGGAAACAAAAGACGGGTAACGACGTGCAAGCCGTTGTCCGGCCCTTGGTTATGCGTGGTCTATACTTTCAGATCATTCTTGGCGCAGGGTGTTCCGCTGACGAATAAAAAAAGTCCCGGCCAGATGACCGGGACTTTTGAGAAATGTGGTTGAAGACCTGAGGGCTTACTCGGCGGGCGAGACGTCCAGGATCGGGTCGGGCTCGGGAACCGGGACCGGTTCGGCCGAGACCGGAGCCGGCGAGGCATCGATCACCTGGTTTTCCAGATCATTCAGGGCTTCCGTCAGTTCCGGGCTGATCGCCTGCGGCGGGTTGACGTTGTTGATCGTGACGGTGCCGTCTTCGTTGACGGTGCCGCTGAAGACCACTTCTTCACCCGGGGCGACTTCACCCGTGCTGAGGGTGTTGGAGTACAGGACGGTACCTTCGCTGTTGGCGACAGTCACGGTGTACACCATCTGGCCGTTGACCATTTCGGAGCTAACCTTGGTCACGAACTTGGTGCCGCGGATACCGGCGGAGCCGATCGGGGTGCTGACGGTATACTCGGACTGCGAGCTGAGGTGCTTGGTTTCACCGGCAGCCGTGCCGTTCTTGAGCGTCAGGTTCGTGCGGGACATGCTCGGGTCCTCAGTCAAGGTGAGGTAGGAGCCCTTCTTGGCGTCGAAGGCTTCCTGCTCGAACTCGGTGACTTCGAACTCGGAGTTCGGCCCGATACGGACGGAAGAGCCGTTGGAGAGGATGATAACGGCCGTGGACGCGTCTCCGGTCGTGAGGGTGGTGCCGTCACGGAAGATGTCGCCACGCTTGAGGGGACCGGTCTCGCCGGTGCTGTTGTTGGTCAAGGTGACTTCACCTTTGACCATCAAAGCCTTGATGTTGCCCTTGTCGAGCGCTTGAGCGTGCATCGCCACAGGAAAGAGAGTTGCCGCAAAAGCGGTCAGGCAGATGAGTTTCTTAATCATGGTGCAGGTAGATGATTGGTTTTTAGAATTATACATAACCAAACTACCTTTGGGGCGCTGTGCTGGCAAGCAAAATAACGGACGCAGAAACCCCTAGGGAATTGGCTTCAGCGGCGGTTTGGGGGTAGGCCTATTTAGCGTGGAGCGAGCGGGAGACCATCGCCGTCCCGAAAGGTGCCCTTGTGCAGAAGCCAGAAGTCCACCAGCGGCCAGATGGCGATGGCGACCATCATGGCAAGAATGAAGCCCACCGCGACGATGTAATGTTTTGTGGTAAAGGCCTGCCAGCCGTAGATAATTCCCGCTGCCAGACAGGCGAGGCTGCTCAGGAGTTGGAGGGTGCCGGTAACGAAGCGCCCTGCGTACAAGCGGTGGGCGCCGAAGCTGCCCAGTGTCACGCACAGGGCGAGGGTGGTGGCGTGGTCCCTGGGACTGTAGAGAAGGGGTGGGGGAGCTGCCTGATTTGTCATCTTTTATGAAAATCTCTTTTTTTAGACTCGTTTTAGCGGAGAAAGTTTTCAAACTTA comes from the Ruficoccus amylovorans genome and includes:
- a CDS encoding aminotransferase class I/II-fold pyridoxal phosphate-dependent enzyme, encoding MASDAFPVSSPAALSARLAKELNQRRVEGLERVLRVRRAEESLLDLANNDYLRLSRHPEVKAAALAATERWGCSSAASPLITGYTEAHEGLLAKLLAWCGFPCGLVWNTGFAANSAVLSGLPRRGDLVLADRLIHNSMVNGLLASGARLQRYRHLDLDHLSELLEKAAGQYETVFVVSETVYSMDGDYPDLRAMAALKARHGFVWILDEAHALGWYGERGSGLIEAAGVAAEVDIMVGTLGKGLGSMGAFTLFRDEVLRRHLVNHAGEFIYSTYLPPSCAAAAEKSIDLIRSKPAERARLHALSREFRALLAGGTDTSRETDDESRDVTAGPGGGAFDGGNDSACADAPIVPVRVPDPVAAAATLLEQGIRVGAIRPPTVPAGEGRLRISLNAELTAADLQRVAAAVNAVRA
- a CDS encoding methyltransferase domain-containing protein; translation: MRFGERALEYAEHAFVQRDLIGWGSRWLPESLDGLDVLELGAGPGLLTGELLSRGADRLLATDLAPGMVEAGRANYPQARWEVMNAWKPQGEYDYICSSALLQWAADPAAAAIRLAEVLRPGGRMLHLFFIDPTLTEFRRLAPEWNPFHWRTEAAWAGAFAGVPGLEILRREAVTREIIFPNTRELLRFFQRTGAVSRKRAEPGKLRHFLREYDRHFAVNGGVVSTWTFFRIEVQKSASSIVAV
- a CDS encoding LOG family protein, which translates into the protein MTPASIEQELREQIAQLQKELRDPADYLARKGVRNTIVFFGSARIKPPAETQAVMDRLHCEFRGMVMKDREEWDELDRASHEHYMSRFYAGAESLAGELAHWSRATFASDEQHLVTTGGGPGIMEAANKGASQAGQPTIGINIEIPTEQRPNPYITPGLSLHFETFPMRKFWLMYFARALVIFPGGIGTLDEFFEIYTLMKTRKAKRYIPIVLFGREYWQELINFETMVRFGTLDRGSLDFFRYCDEVDEAYDFITRAILRDHERNGS
- a CDS encoding FecR family protein produces the protein MIKKLICLTAFAATLFPVAMHAQALDKGNIKALMVKGEVTLTNNSTGETGPLKRGDIFRDGTTLTTGDASTAVIILSNGSSVRIGPNSEFEVTEFEQEAFDAKKGSYLTLTEDPSMSRTNLTLKNGTAAGETKHLSSQSEYTVSTPIGSAGIRGTKFVTKVSSEMVNGQMVYTVTVANSEGTVLYSNTLSTGEVAPGEEVVFSGTVNEDGTVTINNVNPPQAISPELTEALNDLENQVIDASPAPVSAEPVPVPEPDPILDVSPAE
- a CDS encoding TM2 domain-containing protein, whose translation is MTNQAAPPPLLYSPRDHATTLALCVTLGSFGAHRLYAGRFVTGTLQLLSSLACLAAGIIYGWQAFTTKHYIVAVGFILAMMVAIAIWPLVDFWLLHKGTFRDGDGLPLAPR